Proteins encoded in a region of the Acipenser ruthenus chromosome 11, fAciRut3.2 maternal haplotype, whole genome shotgun sequence genome:
- the LOC131739437 gene encoding cis-aconitate decarboxylase-like — protein sequence MLSALKFQRTSRHFSCLRLLHKSAVEVQERPAPEETITSSFGGFIHLVHPGQLSDTVLHRSKRMILDSIGVGLLGSSSHVFELALQHCQQMYAPDYISSVFGRRHTRLSPSLAAFVNGVAVHSMDFDDTWHPATHPSGAVLPALLAIAQMLPGNARPSGMDLLLAFNVGIEIQGRLMRFSNEAQNIPNRFHPPTVVGPLGSAAACSHLLSLDRLQCSNALAIAASLAGAPMANAATQSKPLHIGNAARLGLEAALLASRGLEASTLILDSTPGCAGFSAFYNDYLPQALPSPVEQDPRFLLEDQDIAFKRFPAHLGMHWVADAACSARELLVNTVGGFHPSMIQNILLRIPLSKYINRPFPESEHQARHSFQFNACTALLDGEVSVQSFSPAFLDRPELLSLLSRVQVEHPQDNPANFNKMYAEVLVTLTTGDVLKGRCDTFYGHWRKPLSRDSLLKKFRANAGAVLPGERVEAIIDAVENIEDMQDCSHLTMHLE from the exons ATGCTCTCAGCACTCAAG tttcagaGAACCTCGAGGCACTTTTCCTGCCTGCGACTTCTACATAAATCTGCAGTTGaag TGCAAGAAAGGCCTGCCCCAGAGGAGACAATCACCAGCAGTTTTGGAGGGTTCATCCACTTGGTGCACCCGGGCCAGCTGTCAGACACTGTGCTGCACCGCAGTAAGAGGATGATCCTGGACAGCATCGGGGTGGGGCTGCTGGgaagcagctcccatgtcttcGAGCTGGCTCTGCAGCACTGCCAG CAAATGTATGCTCCAGATTATATCAGTTCAGTCTTTGGTCGAAGGCACACAAGACTCTCTCCAAGTCTGGCAGCCTTTGTAAATGGAGTAGCG GTCCATTCAATGGATTTCGATGATACCTGGCACCCAGCCACCCACCCCTCAGGGGCAGTCCTTCCTGCCCTGCTCGCTATTGCTCAGATGTTACCTGGCAACGCCAGGCCCAGTGGGATGGACCTCCTGCTAGCTTTCAACGTGGGCATTGAGATTCAGGGTCGGCTCATGAGGTTCTCCAACGAAGCCCAAAACATCCCCAACAG GTTCCATCCCCCGACTGTAGTGGGCCCTCTGGGTAGTGCTGCTGCCTGCTCCCATCTGCTTTCCCTGGATCGCTTGCAGTGCTCAAACGCCTTGGCGATTGCTGCTTCGCTGGCAGGGGCTCCCATGGCCAACGCTGCCACTCAATCCAAGCCTCTTCATATTGGGAACGCAGCCCGGCTTGGTCTGGAGGCGGCACTGCTGGCATCCCGGGGCCTGGAGGCCAGCACACTGATCCTGGACTCGACCCCAGGCTGCGCTGGCTTTAGCGCCTTCTACAACGACTACCTGCCTCAGGCACTGCCCTCCCCGGTGGAACAGGATCCCCGCTTCCTGCTAGAGGACCAGGACATAGCCTTCAAGCGCTTCCCTGCACACCTGGGGATGCACTGGGTGGCAGACGCAGCGTGCTCAGCACGGGAGCTTTTGGTCAACACCGTAGGGGGGTTCCACCCCTCTATGATCCAGAACATCCTACTGAGAATCCCCCTCTCCAAATATATCAACCGGCCCTTCCCTGAATCCGAGCACCAGGCCCGACACTCCTTCCAGTTCAACGCCTGCACTGCTCTGCTGGACGGCGAGGTCAGTGTCCAATCCTTCAGCCCAGCCTTCCTGGACCGTCCTGAGCTGCTCAGCCTCCTGAGCAGAGTACAGGTTGAGCACCCCCAGGACAACCCTGCCAATTTCAATAAGATGTACGCAGAGGTGCTGGTGACCCTCACAACGGGCGATGTCTTGAAGGGTCGTTGCGACACCTTTTATGGACACTGGAGGAAGCCACTGAGTCGTGACAGTCTGCTGAAAAAGTTCCGGGCCAACGCTGGGGCAGTCCTGccaggagagagagtggaggccaTCATCGATGCCGTGGAGAACATAGAAGACATGCAGGACTGCTCCCACCTCACCATGCACCTGGAGTGA